A single genomic interval of Spirosoma linguale DSM 74 harbors:
- a CDS encoding 5 nucleotidase deoxy cytosolic type C (PFAM: 5 nucleotidase deoxy cytosolic type C~KEGG: eta:ETA_22130 5'(3')-deoxyribonucleotidase), translating to MKKRIAIDMDDVMADTHAKFIKLYLEGEMPRYTLEELKEKSFHELFDEHEYKAISERVYEPGFFRDIPVMEGAKEVIGQLMQKYDVFVASAAQEFPNSLREKWDWLQEHFPDISWHNYIFLGDKSVLNTDYLIDDLPRNLKTFQGEGLLFDALHNREDTEFKRVKTWHDIAKQLL from the coding sequence ATGAAAAAACGAATTGCGATTGACATGGATGATGTCATGGCTGACACACACGCCAAGTTCATTAAACTGTATCTTGAAGGCGAAATGCCGCGCTACACCCTTGAGGAACTAAAGGAAAAATCGTTCCATGAGCTATTTGACGAGCATGAGTACAAAGCCATATCGGAGCGAGTGTACGAACCTGGTTTTTTCCGGGACATTCCAGTTATGGAAGGCGCGAAAGAAGTGATTGGTCAGTTGATGCAAAAATATGACGTGTTTGTAGCCTCGGCTGCCCAGGAGTTCCCGAACTCGCTACGGGAGAAATGGGATTGGCTACAAGAGCATTTTCCGGACATTTCCTGGCATAACTACATCTTTCTGGGGGATAAAAGTGTATTAAACACCGATTATCTGATCGACGATTTACCCCGAAACCTCAAGACGTTCCAGGGCGAAGGATTGCTCTTCGATGCACTGCACAACCGCGAAGACACCGAATTCAAACGGGTAAAAACCTGGCACGATATTGCCAAACAGTTGCTGTAG
- a CDS encoding catalytic domain of components of various dehydrogenase complexes (PFAM: catalytic domain of components of various dehydrogenase complexes; biotin/lipoyl attachment domain- containing protein; E3 binding domain protein~KEGG: nmu:Nmul_A0856 2-oxoglutarate dehydrogenase, E2 component, dihydrolipoamide succinyltransferase): MALIDMVMPKMGESIMECTVIAWLKQPGDRIEADESVLEVATDKVDTEVPASNSGILKEILVKEGDVVAVGASIARIETDAAVETETVPKQSAPNESSPATVDQTPMGVGDVANVPVPQPDLMPEPEVTTAAYELETSIAALSSRSAPMEKAVATSAKTLAGDTPIFNDRFYSPLVLNIAKEENVSRDELDRIPGSGAENRVTKKDILAYVIDRAEGRAPSVTGNSQQSAQGVSSAVPQVQLPHPVPSSAVPKPTGSQSNGSVNGQADIIQMDRMRKMIAQRMVESKQISPHVSSFVEADLTPVVQWRTRMKDLFKQQTGENLTYTPILVDAIVKAIKDFPMINVSVEGDTILVKKSINIGMAVALPSGNLIVPVIHNADQYNLVGLTKKVNDLTKRARENKLTADDLVGGTYTISNIGTFGNLMGTPIILQPQVAIMAFGAIVKKPAVIETAEGDFIGIRQLMFLSHSYDHRVVDGSLGGQFVRRVADYLEKFDINLKL, from the coding sequence ATGGCTCTCATCGACATGGTTATGCCCAAAATGGGCGAAAGTATAATGGAATGTACGGTAATTGCCTGGCTCAAGCAGCCAGGCGACCGTATTGAGGCTGATGAATCCGTACTGGAAGTAGCTACCGATAAAGTGGATACGGAAGTACCAGCCTCGAACAGTGGCATTTTGAAGGAAATTCTGGTTAAAGAGGGTGACGTCGTTGCGGTGGGTGCATCCATAGCCCGCATTGAAACGGACGCTGCTGTCGAAACGGAGACGGTCCCGAAACAATCGGCGCCAAATGAGTCGTCACCGGCTACTGTTGACCAGACACCTATGGGCGTGGGTGATGTTGCCAACGTGCCAGTTCCTCAACCCGATTTGATGCCTGAGCCGGAAGTCACTACGGCCGCCTATGAACTGGAAACGAGCATTGCCGCCCTGAGCAGCCGCTCCGCTCCTATGGAGAAGGCGGTGGCTACATCAGCCAAAACGTTAGCAGGCGACACGCCGATTTTCAACGACCGCTTCTACTCACCCCTAGTGCTGAATATTGCAAAGGAAGAGAACGTTTCGCGCGATGAGCTCGACCGTATTCCGGGATCGGGTGCCGAAAATCGGGTTACGAAGAAAGATATACTCGCTTACGTTATCGACCGCGCCGAGGGTCGGGCACCTTCTGTAACCGGTAATAGTCAACAGTCCGCACAGGGTGTTTCGTCCGCCGTTCCTCAAGTGCAGCTACCTCATCCCGTGCCATCATCGGCTGTGCCAAAACCAACGGGCAGCCAGTCGAACGGCTCCGTAAACGGACAGGCTGACATTATTCAGATGGACCGCATGCGGAAAATGATTGCCCAGCGGATGGTGGAATCGAAGCAGATTTCACCACACGTCAGTTCATTCGTTGAAGCCGATCTGACGCCCGTTGTGCAGTGGCGAACCCGCATGAAGGATCTGTTTAAGCAGCAAACCGGCGAAAATCTTACGTATACCCCGATTCTGGTCGACGCTATCGTGAAGGCAATCAAAGACTTCCCAATGATCAACGTGTCTGTTGAAGGTGATACCATTCTGGTGAAAAAGTCGATCAATATTGGCATGGCGGTGGCTTTACCGAGTGGCAATCTGATCGTGCCGGTCATTCATAATGCCGACCAGTATAATCTTGTTGGTTTGACTAAAAAAGTCAATGACCTGACTAAACGGGCTCGTGAAAACAAACTGACAGCCGACGATCTGGTGGGTGGTACTTACACGATTTCTAATATCGGCACATTCGGCAACCTGATGGGTACACCCATCATTCTGCAACCGCAGGTAGCCATTATGGCCTTTGGTGCCATCGTGAAGAAACCCGCTGTAATTGAAACGGCCGAGGGCGACTTTATCGGAATACGGCAGTTGATGTTCCTGTCTCACTCCTACGACCACCGCGTAGTCGATGGCTCGCTGGGCGGTCAGTTTGTTCGTCGCGTGGCTGATTATTTAGAGAAATTTGATATAAACCTTAAACTCTGA
- a CDS encoding hypothetical protein (KEGG: pat:Patl_3492 twin-arginine translocation pathway signal) → MKKLLIVFVLLHSSVIIANAQYAYKIAKLKYNGGGDWYANKTSLPNLIKFANASLRMNIFPEEDIVEPGSPDIFGYPFVHMTGHGNVTFSDADVQNLRRYLMSGGFLHIDDNYGLDKFIRREMKKVFPELNFIELPFNHPVYQQKFKFASGLPKVHEHDAKAPQGFGLIYQGRLVCFYSYECDLGNGWEDQSVYNDPEPVRQQALRMGANLLQYATTTN, encoded by the coding sequence ATGAAAAAACTCCTTATCGTTTTCGTTCTTCTACATTCTTCAGTAATCATTGCGAATGCACAGTACGCTTATAAAATTGCCAAGCTGAAGTACAATGGCGGGGGGGACTGGTATGCAAATAAAACCTCCCTACCTAACCTGATTAAGTTTGCGAATGCCAGCCTGCGCATGAACATATTCCCGGAAGAGGATATTGTTGAACCGGGTAGCCCTGATATTTTCGGATATCCGTTTGTACACATGACGGGTCACGGAAATGTTACCTTCAGCGATGCTGATGTGCAAAACCTGCGTCGATACCTGATGTCGGGTGGTTTTTTACATATTGACGATAACTACGGGCTGGATAAATTTATCCGACGTGAAATGAAGAAGGTCTTTCCTGAGCTTAACTTCATCGAACTGCCGTTCAATCACCCTGTTTATCAGCAAAAGTTTAAGTTTGCCAGCGGTTTACCTAAGGTACATGAGCATGACGCCAAGGCACCCCAGGGGTTCGGCCTGATCTATCAGGGTCGGTTGGTTTGTTTTTACAGTTATGAGTGCGATTTGGGGAATGGCTGGGAGGATCAGAGTGTCTACAATGACCCTGAACCGGTACGTCAGCAGGCGCTTCGCATGGGTGCTAATCTGCTGCAATACGCAACAACCACAAATTAA
- a CDS encoding MiaB-like tRNA modifying enzyme (KEGG: gur:Gura_1490 MiaB-like tRNA modifying enzyme~TIGRFAM: MiaB-like tRNA modifying enzyme; RNA modification enzyme, MiaB family~PFAM: Protein of unknown function UPF0004 ; Radical SAM domain protein~SMART: Elongator protein 3/MiaB/NifB) translates to MQDTLLAVKKVAFYTLGCKLNFSETSTLARLMEQQGFERVEFNQQPDVFIINTCSVTDNADKKCRKIVREAQKINPEGYVAILGCYAQLKPKEISEIPGVDAVLGAAEKFRLHELMPTFVKVPTGEPAQVFNSPIEEALDYHAAYSLNDRTRTFLKVQDGCDYPCAYCTIPLARGKSRSDTIANVVKAAREIAERGVKEIVLTGVNIGDFGLINGQRTETFFDLVQALDEVDGIERFRISSIEPNLLTDEIIAFVAQSKRFVPHFHIPLQSGSNRVLGLMRRRYKRELYVDRVEKIKELMPHACIGVDVIVGHPGETDVEFKETYMFLNELPISYLHVFTYSERPNTTALTIKPTVSGHIRAERSKMLHILSDKKRRAFYDAQVGRTATVLFEEDIADGKMQGFTENYVRVVAKYDPLLINETLAVHLSGVNAEGLMEVTEPEAVLERH, encoded by the coding sequence TTGCAGGATACATTACTTGCCGTGAAAAAAGTTGCTTTTTATACACTCGGTTGTAAACTGAATTTCTCCGAAACCTCTACCCTGGCCCGACTTATGGAACAGCAGGGGTTTGAACGGGTGGAGTTTAATCAACAACCTGATGTTTTCATCATCAACACCTGCTCCGTGACGGACAATGCCGATAAAAAATGCCGGAAGATTGTTCGTGAAGCACAGAAAATAAATCCAGAAGGTTACGTAGCCATTTTGGGTTGCTATGCCCAGTTGAAACCGAAAGAGATTTCGGAGATACCGGGTGTCGATGCGGTATTGGGCGCGGCCGAAAAATTCCGCCTGCACGAACTTATGCCGACTTTCGTGAAGGTACCCACGGGAGAACCCGCTCAGGTGTTCAATTCACCCATCGAAGAAGCTCTCGATTACCATGCCGCCTATTCACTCAACGACCGGACACGAACCTTCCTGAAGGTGCAGGACGGTTGCGATTATCCCTGCGCTTACTGCACTATTCCTTTAGCAAGGGGTAAAAGTCGGTCTGATACGATTGCCAATGTAGTAAAGGCTGCCCGGGAGATTGCTGAAAGAGGAGTTAAAGAAATTGTGCTGACGGGCGTCAATATTGGTGATTTTGGCTTGATCAACGGCCAGCGGACCGAAACCTTTTTCGACCTTGTTCAGGCACTGGATGAGGTTGATGGGATCGAACGGTTTCGTATTTCGAGTATTGAGCCCAACCTGCTAACTGACGAAATTATTGCCTTTGTTGCCCAATCGAAGCGTTTTGTGCCGCATTTTCATATTCCGCTTCAATCGGGCAGTAACCGCGTGCTCGGCCTGATGCGCCGTCGGTACAAACGTGAGCTGTACGTAGACCGGGTTGAGAAAATAAAAGAATTGATGCCTCATGCCTGCATTGGCGTCGATGTGATTGTAGGACATCCGGGCGAGACAGATGTAGAGTTTAAGGAAACGTATATGTTTCTGAATGAATTACCAATCTCGTATCTGCACGTATTCACCTACTCCGAACGGCCAAATACAACAGCATTAACGATCAAACCAACCGTATCTGGTCACATACGGGCGGAACGATCAAAAATGTTGCACATTTTGTCCGACAAGAAACGCCGGGCTTTTTATGACGCTCAGGTTGGCCGGACTGCAACCGTTCTCTTTGAAGAAGATATTGCCGATGGGAAGATGCAAGGTTTTACCGAAAACTACGTTCGGGTAGTGGCAAAATACGATCCTTTATTAATTAACGAAACCTTAGCGGTACACTTGAGCGGTGTCAATGCGGAGGGTTTGATGGAGGTAACAGAACCAGAAGCGGTATTGGAAAGACATTAG
- a CDS encoding putative esterase (PFAM: putative esterase~KEGG: scl:sce0967 hypothetical protein): MRHRLFILLIGSLFVVVQHRLQAQQKPISETVSYGPDSQRQAGVPKGVVAKHTWKSKVFPNTIREYYVYVPAQYDPQRPAALMVFQDGHAYVKEDGDFRVPIVFDNLIHQKAMPVTIGLFINPGQHGEELPKDPFRADNRSFEYDTVTNQYDRLLIEELIPEISKTYKLSDSPAMRAICGLSSGGICAFTAAWQRPDYFQKVLSHIGSFTNIKGGYVYPSLIRKSPKRPIKVFLQDGNNDLDNQHGNWWLSNLQMEAALKFSGYDYKFVGGTGGHTGKHGGSILPESLHWLWADVADK; the protein is encoded by the coding sequence ATGAGACACCGTTTATTTATACTGCTGATAGGCAGTTTATTTGTTGTAGTTCAGCATCGTCTTCAGGCACAGCAAAAACCGATTAGCGAAACGGTTAGCTATGGGCCAGACTCACAGCGGCAAGCCGGTGTTCCGAAAGGTGTTGTCGCGAAACACACCTGGAAAAGTAAGGTATTCCCGAATACCATCCGCGAGTATTATGTGTACGTTCCGGCTCAATATGACCCGCAACGTCCGGCTGCCCTGATGGTGTTTCAGGATGGTCATGCGTACGTGAAAGAAGATGGAGATTTTCGGGTGCCCATTGTGTTTGACAATCTCATTCATCAGAAAGCCATGCCTGTTACGATTGGTTTGTTCATTAACCCCGGCCAGCATGGCGAAGAGCTACCCAAAGACCCTTTTCGAGCCGATAATCGAAGCTTCGAGTACGATACGGTGACAAACCAATATGACAGACTGCTTATCGAAGAGCTTATTCCCGAAATCAGCAAGACCTATAAGTTGTCCGATTCCCCGGCCATGCGGGCCATTTGTGGCCTTTCATCGGGAGGTATCTGTGCCTTTACCGCTGCCTGGCAACGACCCGACTACTTCCAGAAGGTGTTAAGTCACATTGGAAGTTTTACCAATATTAAAGGAGGATATGTCTACCCATCACTGATTCGAAAATCCCCTAAACGACCGATAAAAGTCTTTTTACAAGATGGAAACAACGATCTGGATAATCAGCACGGTAATTGGTGGTTGAGTAATTTGCAAATGGAAGCGGCCCTTAAATTTAGTGGCTACGATTACAAATTTGTGGGAGGGACCGGTGGTCATACGGGTAAGCATGGGGGCTCTATTCTTCCGGAATCCTTGCACTGGTTATGGGCCGATGTTGCGGATAAATGA
- a CDS encoding globin (PFAM: globin~KEGG: bba:Bd2515 sec-independent protein translocase protein TatC), producing the protein MSKIPLDSPEAVRFLVDSFYEKVQVDPFIGPIFTDVAQVDWSHHLPKMYAFWESLILGNNAYNGHPFRPHLIVNQKHTLTIDHFERWLQLFTATLSEKFTGEMAEQVRQRATQIALVWNNKLEYINNDSFMES; encoded by the coding sequence ATGTCAAAGATACCATTGGATTCTCCGGAAGCGGTTCGATTTCTGGTGGATTCGTTCTACGAAAAAGTGCAGGTCGATCCGTTTATCGGGCCTATTTTTACGGATGTAGCCCAGGTCGACTGGTCACATCATTTACCTAAAATGTACGCTTTCTGGGAGTCACTGATTCTGGGCAACAACGCCTACAACGGCCATCCGTTTCGCCCGCATTTGATTGTAAACCAGAAGCATACGCTTACCATCGACCATTTTGAACGATGGCTTCAGCTATTTACCGCTACCCTTTCCGAAAAATTTACGGGCGAAATGGCGGAACAAGTGCGTCAGCGAGCTACGCAGATCGCCCTTGTCTGGAACAACAAGCTTGAGTACATAAATAATGACTCGTTTATGGAGTCGTAA
- a CDS encoding fatty acid desaturase (PFAM: fatty acid desaturase~KEGG: scl:sce6078 Fatty acid desaturase): MIVLAAFIGHWYLSLFCQTFFLHRYSAHKMFSMSKFWERFFYALTYVSQGSSYLSPRAYAVLHRMHHAFSDTEKDPHSPHHTKNIFTMMWKTKDIYNAVLHRKQPVERQFDRNYPEWSFIEKVGDSWVSRAGWAVMYSVFYIFAFIYLDMHWAFFFLLPVHFVMGPVHGAIINWSGHKYGYSNFDNQDQSKNSLILDVVMMGELFQNNHHKRPNAANFGAKWFEFDPTFPVIGLLHKLHIVRLRPSAEAKKAQYEVGHDRRVEEVQKEVEA; this comes from the coding sequence GTGATTGTACTGGCCGCGTTCATTGGGCATTGGTATTTGTCCCTGTTCTGCCAAACCTTTTTCCTGCATCGTTATTCCGCCCATAAAATGTTCTCGATGAGCAAATTTTGGGAGAGGTTTTTCTATGCACTCACTTATGTTTCGCAGGGTTCGTCGTATCTGAGTCCACGAGCTTATGCCGTGCTTCACCGGATGCACCATGCCTTCAGTGACACTGAGAAAGACCCGCACTCCCCGCACCATACGAAGAACATCTTTACCATGATGTGGAAGACGAAAGATATTTATAATGCTGTGCTTCACCGCAAACAGCCTGTAGAGCGGCAGTTTGACCGGAACTACCCAGAATGGAGTTTCATCGAAAAAGTGGGCGATTCGTGGGTGTCACGCGCTGGCTGGGCGGTGATGTACAGCGTCTTTTACATTTTCGCCTTTATCTACCTCGATATGCACTGGGCGTTCTTTTTCCTGTTGCCTGTTCACTTCGTAATGGGACCTGTACATGGCGCCATCATCAACTGGAGCGGTCACAAATACGGTTACTCAAACTTCGACAATCAGGATCAATCAAAAAACTCGCTTATCTTGGATGTAGTTATGATGGGTGAATTGTTCCAGAACAACCACCACAAACGGCCTAACGCAGCTAATTTTGGTGCCAAATGGTTCGAATTCGATCCTACCTTCCCCGTGATTGGCCTGTTGCACAAACTGCATATCGTTCGTTTAAGACCCTCTGCTGAAGCTAAAAAAGCGCAGTATGAAGTTGGCCACGATCGTCGGGTTGAAGAGGTGCAGAAAGAAGTAGAAGCTTAA
- a CDS encoding protein of unknown function DUF558 (PFAM: protein of unknown function DUF558~KEGG: amc:MADE_03291 hypothetical protein), which produces MHLFYQPEIIAGEATQHLTEDDSRHAIKTLRLRAGDAITVTDGHGNQYAAVIHETDLRQCAFRIKAVQTTPPRPFSVRICVAPTKNLDRIEWFVEKAVEVGIERISFFFGQHSERRVLKLERIEKIAIAAMKQSLQSFLPKLDDAVSFGEMLKTIGDEQRFIAHLPANQPLVNLAKQATEAGQYVVLIGPEGDFSDTEIQQALAAGFQVATLGPNRLRTETAALTACQILNFINQSSMG; this is translated from the coding sequence ATGCATCTATTCTATCAACCAGAGATCATTGCCGGAGAAGCCACTCAACATTTAACGGAAGATGATTCCCGCCATGCCATCAAAACATTACGGTTGCGGGCTGGCGACGCGATTACCGTTACAGATGGACACGGAAATCAGTATGCCGCCGTTATTCATGAAACGGATCTCCGCCAGTGCGCCTTTCGTATAAAAGCTGTGCAGACGACACCCCCCCGACCTTTCTCGGTCAGGATTTGCGTGGCCCCCACCAAGAACCTGGATCGGATCGAATGGTTCGTTGAAAAAGCGGTAGAAGTGGGCATCGAGCGGATTAGCTTCTTTTTCGGTCAACATTCCGAGCGACGGGTGTTGAAACTGGAACGCATAGAAAAGATCGCGATTGCTGCCATGAAGCAATCATTACAATCTTTTTTACCTAAATTAGACGATGCGGTTTCATTTGGCGAAATGCTGAAAACCATAGGGGATGAGCAACGGTTTATTGCTCACTTGCCAGCTAACCAGCCCCTGGTCAATTTGGCGAAACAAGCAACCGAAGCTGGGCAGTATGTTGTTCTGATTGGGCCGGAAGGTGATTTTTCCGATACTGAAATTCAGCAGGCTCTAGCCGCTGGTTTTCAGGTGGCAACCCTGGGTCCTAACCGGCTTCGTACTGAAACAGCCGCGCTTACGGCCTGCCAGATATTGAATTTTATTAATCAGTCATCTATGGGCTAA
- a CDS encoding hypothetical protein (KEGG: pca:Pcar_0582 hypothetical protein): MMKKKVFIAALLAFTVSQRGFAQDSTTSRPQQSSGGIFGKVLKAVSTAASGTSGGLTSSDIASGLKEALQVGISKGSDQASAVNGYFKNPLLKIAFPPEAQKVASTLRQIGLSKQVDQFELSLNRAAEDAAKKAKPVFIKAITSMSIQDAVGILRGQNDAATQYLRRTSGQQLVTEFTPIIDSTLKKNNATRYYADLVNTYNKVPFVQKVNPDLTQYATNKAVDGLFILVAQEEQKIRENPAARVTDLLKKVFSKQ, from the coding sequence ATGATGAAGAAAAAAGTTTTTATAGCCGCCCTGCTTGCCTTTACTGTTAGTCAACGTGGTTTTGCGCAGGATTCAACTACGAGCCGCCCCCAGCAGTCATCGGGTGGCATTTTTGGGAAAGTCTTAAAAGCCGTATCCACGGCTGCCTCAGGTACATCGGGTGGTTTAACAAGCAGCGATATTGCTTCCGGGCTTAAAGAAGCCTTACAGGTTGGTATTAGCAAAGGGTCTGATCAGGCGTCGGCTGTAAATGGATATTTCAAAAATCCATTGCTGAAGATTGCTTTTCCGCCCGAAGCCCAGAAAGTGGCGTCGACATTGCGGCAAATAGGGCTGAGCAAGCAAGTCGACCAGTTTGAACTATCCCTTAACCGGGCCGCCGAGGATGCTGCCAAAAAGGCCAAGCCCGTGTTCATAAAGGCAATTACCTCCATGAGCATTCAGGATGCCGTCGGTATTTTGCGGGGTCAGAACGATGCCGCAACGCAGTACTTACGCCGGACTTCGGGGCAGCAATTGGTAACGGAATTTACGCCTATTATTGACAGCACCCTGAAGAAAAACAATGCGACCCGCTACTATGCCGATTTGGTGAACACCTATAATAAGGTGCCTTTCGTGCAGAAAGTAAACCCGGATCTAACTCAATATGCTACCAATAAAGCCGTTGATGGCTTGTTTATTCTGGTTGCTCAGGAGGAACAGAAAATTCGTGAAAACCCGGCCGCACGGGTCACCGACCTGTTGAAGAAAGTATTCAGCAAGCAGTAA
- a CDS encoding gliding motility-associated protein GldC (TIGRFAM: gliding motility-associated protein GldC), protein MKKSDIHFSVELDNQNIPDKIYWEATDNPNEGLSDTRAIAISLWDHYHNSTLKIDLWTKDMEVVDMKRFMIEIMSGIADTALSATGDKRMADDIENTCKVLSKRLEEEIKQQNQQQQQ, encoded by the coding sequence ATGAAAAAATCAGACATCCATTTTTCGGTTGAACTAGACAACCAGAATATCCCTGACAAAATCTACTGGGAAGCAACGGATAACCCAAATGAGGGACTAAGTGATACAAGGGCCATCGCCATTTCTCTATGGGATCATTACCATAACAGTACGCTCAAAATTGACCTTTGGACGAAAGATATGGAGGTAGTCGACATGAAACGCTTCATGATCGAGATCATGAGTGGTATTGCGGATACGGCTCTTAGTGCAACAGGAGACAAGCGCATGGCGGACGATATCGAGAATACCTGTAAGGTGTTGAGCAAGCGGCTGGAGGAAGAAATCAAGCAGCAGAATCAGCAACAGCAGCAGTAG
- a CDS encoding arsenate reductase-like protein (PFAM: arsenate reductase and related~KEGG: mfa:Mfla_1868 hypothetical protein) has product MYTLYAIPNCDTVKKARTWLAGRGVEYRFHDYKKQGIDSKTIEQWLTQKPWEELVNRSGLTWKKLSDAEKPTNSAGAIALMIEKPSVIRRPLVEADGQIIALGFNESAYQETFSDGTTVL; this is encoded by the coding sequence ATGTACACATTATACGCTATTCCAAATTGCGACACGGTGAAAAAAGCCCGGACCTGGCTCGCTGGGCGAGGTGTCGAGTATCGATTTCACGACTATAAAAAACAGGGCATCGACTCAAAAACGATTGAACAATGGCTAACCCAGAAACCCTGGGAAGAATTAGTAAACCGGTCGGGATTAACCTGGAAGAAGCTTTCTGATGCTGAAAAACCAACTAATTCTGCGGGTGCCATTGCTCTGATGATTGAAAAGCCATCCGTTATCCGTCGCCCGTTGGTTGAAGCCGATGGACAAATTATTGCGCTGGGCTTTAATGAAAGCGCTTATCAGGAAACGTTTTCTGATGGAACCACGGTTTTGTAG
- a CDS encoding competence/damage-inducible protein CinA (TIGRFAM: competence/damage-inducible protein CinA~PFAM: CinA domain protein; molybdopterin binding domain~KEGG: shn:Shewana3_3908 competence/damage-inducible protein CinA) yields MINTVRAEVITIGDEILFGQITDTNTAWIGTELTNIGVRVVRKSSVGDQTEAILQVLAEAHQRADVIIITGGLGPTKDDITKKTLCTYFGVGMVRNETALALVTGFFEKRGREMTDLNRGQADLPANAVYIQNDWGTAPGMWFEHQDRVYVSLPGVPFEMKHLMSNRILPKLTAHFQTPIIKHKMIRTVGIGESFLAERIEAWEDALPEHIKLAYLPSFGGVKLRLTATGSDNTLLDSQLNEQVAKVMPLIEKNVYGFDNDEIETVVGKLLIEKQLTLGIAESCTGGYVSAQITKVPGSSAYFWGSVVSYSNSVKVNQLGVLPETLEAYGAVSEETVRQMAEGVREALGTSVGIATSGIAGPDGGSPEKPVGTIWIACSTSQRTVTRLLKLGQYRDQNIQLTTMYVLNMLREEILNQ; encoded by the coding sequence ATGATCAACACCGTCCGCGCCGAAGTAATCACCATTGGCGACGAAATATTATTTGGACAAATCACCGACACGAATACCGCCTGGATCGGAACCGAGTTAACGAATATTGGGGTCCGCGTAGTTCGCAAATCGTCAGTAGGCGACCAGACAGAGGCTATTTTGCAGGTTCTTGCCGAAGCACACCAGCGCGCTGACGTCATCATCATCACGGGTGGCTTAGGGCCTACCAAGGACGACATAACCAAGAAGACGCTCTGTACCTATTTCGGCGTTGGGATGGTTCGGAACGAAACAGCGCTGGCTCTGGTAACTGGCTTCTTCGAAAAACGGGGACGGGAAATGACCGACCTCAACCGCGGGCAGGCCGACCTTCCGGCCAACGCTGTATATATTCAGAACGATTGGGGAACTGCCCCCGGTATGTGGTTTGAGCACCAGGATCGGGTATACGTATCCTTGCCCGGTGTTCCGTTTGAGATGAAGCATCTCATGTCGAACCGAATTTTGCCAAAGCTGACTGCGCATTTTCAAACTCCCATCATCAAGCATAAAATGATTCGGACGGTAGGAATTGGCGAATCGTTTCTGGCCGAACGGATCGAAGCCTGGGAGGATGCGCTTCCTGAACACATCAAGCTGGCTTATCTGCCCAGTTTCGGGGGTGTAAAATTACGGTTGACCGCAACGGGCAGCGACAATACCTTACTCGATAGCCAGCTGAATGAACAGGTTGCGAAGGTGATGCCCCTGATTGAAAAAAACGTTTATGGCTTCGATAATGACGAAATTGAAACCGTTGTCGGCAAACTTTTGATCGAAAAGCAATTAACCCTGGGCATTGCCGAGAGTTGTACAGGTGGTTACGTATCTGCACAAATAACGAAAGTGCCCGGCTCCTCTGCTTATTTTTGGGGCAGTGTTGTTAGCTATAGCAACAGCGTAAAGGTAAATCAGTTGGGCGTGCTGCCGGAAACACTGGAAGCTTATGGGGCCGTGAGCGAAGAAACAGTCCGTCAAATGGCCGAAGGCGTTCGTGAGGCCCTTGGCACCTCGGTGGGCATAGCGACCAGCGGCATTGCCGGACCTGACGGCGGCTCCCCCGAAAAGCCCGTTGGCACAATCTGGATTGCCTGTTCAACCAGCCAGCGTACAGTTACCAGACTCCTTAAACTGGGCCAGTATCGCGATCAAAACATTCAACTTACAACGATGTATGTACTGAATATGCTGCGGGAAGAAATATTAAATCAGTAA